TTGCACTGATTATACATACTGACTTAAAGCGTACGGGTGAGAATTTGGCAGAATTTCgtctttttaaaacactaacgTAACCAAACCTGACTTACAATACATTGAATGCTTAAGCACTTGTTTCCTCCCTTTAACCCTCAGCAATTTCTATCCTTGATACTAATCCGCCTGCAATTCCACGCTCAATGTCAAGGGGTTGTGAACACACAGGAACAGAACCAGGGCAAGGTTATGCAATCGCACAATATTCAGTAATGCAGAAACACGTGTACTTCACCCCACACACATCTGCAGtgcataaaacaacatttaaaatacagcagcaaacacattttcaaatgtgGTGTTGGCAAGGTTAGATTCTTCCAGACCCAGGCTTGACAAGATACTCACTGCAGCCTTTTTCACTTACGTTTTGACATTTTGTCAACGAAGTCCTTGGTTGAGGGGTGTCGAGGGGCTGCTGAAGGCTTGGGTTTCCCGATTTCTCTATGAACACGGTTTTCCAAGTTAAAATTTCTAAACACGCGTGAAACACGGCCCCCCATGTTCACAACATGTCAACACTCCTGGGAATGTTCTAGTCGGGCAACAGCTTTTTCTACGGGTAGCTATAAGGGGTAAACTAAGATGAGACGCCACTATATACCACAGCGACGTCTTGTGGCATGGAAGAATTAAAGAGCTTGCACTATCGCGCTACTATCATGTCATGTATATGTAAATTGCTGCATCTTATCTTAGTCTGTATTTCAGTAGTGTaatgtgcacttactgtaaactatactgtatttaaatagtgttttgcatTTTAAGCTTGTATTgccaaatacatacatacatacatactactactactactactaataataataataataataataataataataataataataataataataataataatgaagtgcATGATAATAAGCACTCTAGCACATCACCTGTGCTTTTAGTTACATTTTCCACAAGGCCAGCATTCCAATAATAGTTGAATACTgtactatttaaatgtattcattttgttttattttcattaagggTGATGCTGTGAAAGATGGTATTCTACAAGGTGGCAGCCTTCAGTTTTAAGTGCGAAATGATATCACACAGGAAAACGTCTGTAAATAATCCAGGTCTTCTTTTTGTCTAGCATCTCTTCTTAAAAGGTTTAAACCTAAATTGAAGTTCCCATTTGGTGTGAAGAAGATACTGCGTGACCCGAATGGCTGTGACGCACATCACATCTCGTCTGTGTAGTCTTAAAAGGGAGCACTGAACTACAGCTGTGTGATAAGATGGAATTGCTCAATAACTAGAGGCTGCTGGTGGTTTGGCCAAGTTAAGAGATTATGTCCTCATATAACCCTCTGCACACTTTAAGGTCAGTTAACACTGGCATTTTATGTCTCCCAAAGGTAAAActgaaaaggagaggagaaagatcACCAGCAATGTTGGGGAGAGGTTTGGACAATCGAATGATGATTATcggtggaataataataataataataataataataataataataataataataataataataataataatgcccatGACAAAGACTATAATTAACTTTTTGGATATCCAAAATGTTTGTAGATAGTCCAAAACACAAACAAGGGCCTGTACAGATATTCCAATGAATGTACTAtaatgaatgtactgtacagataTTCTAAGGAATGTACTGtaatgaatgtactgtacagatattctaatgaatgtactgtaatgaatgtactgtacagatttttttttttttttagtgtatagAATGAGATACAGTAGATCGTAATGGGAAAGTCCTCAGTAGCTTCCTGTCAACACATCTACATCCATAGctaaatgcatttttaaggaATACATTTAATAAGATAATAGATAATGGATTTGCCATTTTGATGTGTCTTAGGGAAGGCAGATTACAGTTAGAAATGCAATAGAGCCACTTTGTCTGCAGGTttaccagcaggtggcactgtaaCATAacaaagcagagagagagagagcctgatTGAAAGAGCAGGTTAAGTACAGGATGTGACAGAGACATGTGTCAGACAGACCCAACTTTGGCAAAGCTTCACTGTTACTACTGTTTCAAACAAGCAGGTGGCATTTTGGAAAGATACTGGTCTCTATTTAGAGTACATATTTGTGTAAATACAGAACTAGGGCGCAATATTATAATTCCACACACAGCATCTTGCATGATCCGCGAGGTTGTCAAAGAATTAGTCAAGTCAAACCCCTTGAGCCTGGCACGTTGTGGAGAATACATAACATAAATACTGGTGTTGTGGTAGGCTCCTTGTCTAATCTGTTGTTGCAAATACCCACTGACTGTGATTACAGCACAGAGGAGTGGAAAGTGGCAGATATGGAGGCAAGTCCATATTATATTAGAGACATTAAAATGCCCATGGTGAGCCCAGATTAGTGTATTTATGTGAGCAGACTGGTATGGATAAGTACAGGACTTTCCATAACTGTCCTGCATTCCACAAGATTTGTTTTGAGAGTGATAAATTCCAACAATAAACAAGCTTCTCCAAGACACCTCGATTGTCATTGTCACGAGTGCCAGCTAAGACAGGGCCCATTTCAAAAGAGAGTTTGCAGTTTACTGCCCTGGAAGGTGTTGTGTTTATACTGAGGTTAGTTCAGGAGAGACCGTGTCTAATTTCAAAGGAAAGGAAATAATAAGAGCAACCTGCCTTTAGTGTAAACAGCCAGTAGACTGGAGATCCATGGGAAGCATAGTATGTCTGCAGTGTAGGGAGCTTACTGAGGGAGCTgcagtacattacagtacatcACATACTTGTGATGCACGATACTGGATGCCTGGGACCAGCCTTGCTGTTTGcgggagaaaagaaaaagatggGGTCCCTCTTCACCCAAAGTGAAGAGCTTGATTGCTTGCTGCTAAGCAGTTTTTATCAAAAAGTATACTTGCGTACTGcattttctataattaaaaataaacctatgCTTTCTGGTTACTATCACCAGTTTTTCTCTAAAAGATGAATTatagttgtattttcttttacaaacaaGGCCAGAGCTAGGGGCTTTTTCTAACTAACCATTTTCTCTGACAAATTAACTCATGATATCCAGTAACGGCAGGGTGTGGTTTGGTCTTGCAGTATTGCTCACTAGAGGAGGATTTTTTAGGAAGTAGGCTGAAGTCTATTTTCTGTGATGGTATTAAGTCAAGATCTTATCACATTTAATTAACAAGTTTCACATGTTAGTTAGTATTGTGTTAGTATTTGTCTCTCATAATGTTTAGTGGATTCACCACTAGGAGTACTGCTCCCTCCTGAGTTTTACCTTCTTAAGACTGGAACGCGACGAGGTGTAGTGGTTATTATTGTACAACACTGTATATTGGAGAGGAATCTTGAAACTTGTGAAGTTGGAGGTTCTTGCAATTTGCATGCCTTGGAAAAGAATGAATGGATCATTTAGTATATTTTACGATAAGTGCATACCTCCAGGATCAGGCACTTGAGGGTTTTAGAAACTGACAAAGGAGAAATACTGAATGAATAAACAGCTACTTCTTGTAAATGCTTATTGTTAATGCTTCCTGGAAATTAAGCTAGGATCTGCGCTTCTCagaatgtatttgattttgaagGATTAAGGGACAAAACTTCCTCAAAAAGCAAGGCTGAGTAATTAAGCTCTGAACTGATGTATTTCCTTTTCTCTAAATATATGTCACCCCTAGAACATCTTAAATAAAACTCCTTCCTGTTGCTGCCTCTTGTGCCAGATCATTATGCTTGACGTGATGAGGTGACTCAGAGTTTGCCTCCATTAGCCTGAGGAAATGTCAACTTCCAGCGAACATGAGCAACATTGCGCAGCCTGGACTTAATGACGCACCAAGCACTCCACATGCTTGTGCTTGTGGCAGGTGAGCCACTTGTAATCTCACATCCCATTTTGtcttctgctaaataaatatcCCTGTATTGTTTAAACTGAGAAAACTGCAATGTGACTGAGAGGAACAACAAGGAGCTGCAATATTAACCCTTTTTCTCTCCAGGGGTCTATTGAATCTTGCTACTTTGTTATGTACAGTCAAAGGCTATgaagaataaaaaacagaacatcAAGAACAAATGTTGAAGAGCAGGTACTTTATTGGTTCATTGCCAAATGAATCAAGGTTATCACATTTCTAGGAATGATTAAAGACACTAACTGTTTTGACTTCAGTCATGAAACAATGACTGGGTGGGATGCACGTTCATATTCTGAAATGGTCTTATAATAAAGTTGAACATAGTTTGCAGGAGGTGCTAAACAACAAAGCAATACCTAAATCAGGGCTGACAGTCATTGTGTTAATATTTCATGGCTGATTTGTTAACTTGGTTTAAACATTATACAAATATCTTAGTAATTTAATGGAAAAATGCATACATGTTATGAGCAGAAATTAAGACTGGCCAATATAACAAAGCCAGCTGTGAGAAGGTTTGCTAGGTGGGtgcaaatatttaatttgttaattgtctagtgcagtggttctcaaattagtattttttatgaTGTCGGCAGACCACACATTAAACAGTATAGgtcactgaaaaataagcacataagaAATCACTGTAATACTAAGAATAACCGTAGACTTACCATACTTTGTTTCCCTGCGATGGGTGAGTCTGTTTCTatgagcaaagttattttaaaattggagttttaaagaacgGTTCTAGTATACTTTTCATTAACATGAATTTACCGAGAGGGAAGAAaactcactgttttatttttaaattgataattacagcagaaattgatttatgtgaattaataatctgtgaatttttttttttttttttaccgtgcaGAATAGTACAATGCGCGACAGAATACACTTTTGCCGAagcagttcaattaataaattatcaatacacaacatataaaGCTCGCAATAAATATGCACATTGTTGTGAGAGGTCTTTCTGAagtaaaaatgagtgacattcgtCACATTTGATTGTTTCACAGGTATGACAGTGTACAAGTGTATATAATTACAAGAAGCAAAACCTTGAAGCAAGAACACAAAGATTTAACAAATCAACaacttaatgaaaacaaaaatgcttctgcagctggtgtttttattgatttgatgataAAGACGTGGTAATCGGTCTGTTGCGATAATGCTATGCTTCAGTACACAATTCTGCTGCTCAAGCACCCTCAGTTTTGTTATGTTAgtctccgtgctggtctcaatcgcttCGTtaacagtgctgacataaactACAATCGTAGCCTGTTAGTGACAAAGCCATTGCAATAAtgtcaataatgtatttttgtattagcttctccaggtcagcggtAGTAATGCATGGATAGTGAATTGGTATTTGCCtcattttctgtatcttttcattatccaCAATaatacatgattggcatttttaaatgctttgtcaCTAACATTGGCTAACATTGCGGGTTATGTCATCTCTGTTGACGGAGCGATTGCGACCAGCACTGAGGCTTCATTCActtgaataaaatataataaacggAAACgctgaaaacctccagtttaatgtttacaacaaataaagCGGAAggatatataatattttttcttttatttttaaattatttttttaatcgcaTCCGGTTTATAAGTGGGATACCACGCCAGtgcttgtgtgttgtgttgcattaacatacagccATATattaatgcaacacaacacatGCCTTGTCATGTGTTACTTTACAAGTTGCTATTTTGAAAACACGTGCGTGCAACACATGAAAACTCCCTGGTAACGAATACATTTTAGAAACTCCAAAACTATATATGACAGAGAGTTAGACATTTTCCATGCATGCATTGTCTTCCTGcatctgtagctgagtttttaaggtctcaaattttAGGTTTGCAATCGGAAACTATGCAAACTATGCTGTGGCTTCCTTTCCGTAAATTATGTAACTTTTCCagggaccacagattgagaattACCGGTCTAGTGCAATGAAAGGAAAGTTTACTTGAGATAAAGCCTTTAAGGAACCCAAAACTAATTGGTTATTTAAAGGTAAACCTAGTGATATACTGGTAATCCAACACAGAACTAAGGTCTACATGTTCTTGCTTGTGGAATATATGTCTGgtaatgagaattttttttattgaaatacatatatttctttGTTGCAAAAGCCATTGCAGCCATTGCTCAAATGGGTTAACTCTGTGTTAAAAGGAAGTGGCTCTCAAAATAGAACATCACTGCTACATTTTCGGACTGGAAGGCCAACAATATAATACAGTGTTTATATACACTGTTGATTCAGTATTCAGCATTGATCAAATACATCAAAtttcctctgaaaaaaatatatctaatttGACACCTATGTACAGTTCTTATACTCTTCTGATACATTACAGAGCTATTAATGTTTTGCATAGACCAATTTACCAAAGGCTCGCAAACTGAAAGCCCAATCATTTCACAACATCATTTACATTTGGCTTAGGTTCCTTGGGATGCCACTTCTCCACAGTTAGTCTCTGTAAAGATTATTCTCCACAACATTGCTTGCATTTTAACACTGTGCTTGTGAGCATGAGGAATATAAACACAGCAAGATGCAGCAGTCTATTAAAAGGATTGCATAGAAGCATCTCTGTGTGTGCAGACTTTGGGTCTTCTGAAATTGAGTCAAGAGTAatgtcaacaacaaaaaaaatgtggcaaTATTCAAAATCAGGAAGAGCCTGATGTAGGAAGCTGAGATTGTGGACTCAGTGCTTCTCACAATGGAATCCATTGGAACTTCTTTATATCTAAGACTTTTTACATACCCAACCTTTCTGCCTTTTGCACGGCGAAGGTCACTATAGTCCAGGAAATCTCTTGCATCCCCTTCCCCTTCTTCTGGGTTTTCTTCATGTACCTTCTTCCTGCTTTTTTGCCTCTGCTTCTTTTCAGCCAACTCAATTTGAGCAAAAATGTCAGGCAGGCTCTCTGAAAATCTGTTTGTTAGACTTCCTTTTCCAGCATTTTTGGCTCTGCCCTGCTTCCGGGAGAGAGTAAACATTTTCTCAATGACTTCTTCCGTTTTTTTCTTGTCTGAAAACTGCAGAAGCCGCTCTGCTGTTTTCCTGAAATTGTCAGTGTTCAGAACACGGGCCAGGATCTGCTTTTCGAGCTGCTGGAAGACGGGTTTGACATGTTGGAGATTGTCTTCAACAAGGCCCAAATAGTTGCTCACCTCCGGAGGCGGGGCATCCTTGACACCTGCCGCCCTCTCAAAGACAATCTTTTGATGGTCAGCGAGCACCATGGCAAAGAGTGGTTTGCTGACCACCTCCCCCGTGAGAAGGtatactgtgtatgtgtgctCATTTGCCACCAAATAAATGTCCACTCGTTGTGCATCCCCACGAATACTAAAACTCTGAACGTCCACATCAGGCCCAAAAAAGATGTATGCCACCCTGGTTAACGAGTTCTTCAGTGGCATAGTCACATTCACATAGTTAGATCCATTGTATGGGTAACCATGTGGATAATCCCTGTACCCCAGAACTCCTTTATCACTGTAGCCAGTGTCATCCAtccaaaacattttatacaaTCCATCCTTATGTCTAATAAAGGCTCCATGGACCCCTTCTATTGCTGTCTCCTCAAAGGGCATATCAGTATTGTGAAAGTAAGAACTGGCTGATTCAACGGGACTGTCTTCCTCTAAGTGGATTTGATCCACCAGGAGCAATAGCTGAGGGTGCAGAAGAAGCAGGTTCCTCTGCACGCTCCTTATCTTCAGAGCAGGGTTATAGGCACTCATTCCCTCACCTCGAATAAATACCATTCCTTTCCTCTCCAGAGCTGCCAGCACCCTGCCCTGTGAGTCTCCAGCAAGCCCATGTTTATACTTGAGCCACTTG
The Polyodon spathula isolate WHYD16114869_AA chromosome 5, ASM1765450v1, whole genome shotgun sequence DNA segment above includes these coding regions:
- the LOC121315463 gene encoding dermatan-sulfate epimerase-like isoform X2; its protein translation is MYDKSYSQGWGFQYLHNHQPTNCVALLTGSLVLMNQGYLQEAYLWTKQVFAIMEKSLVLLQDVTDGSLYEGVAYGTYTTRSLFQYMFLVQRHFDISHFDHPWIKQHFAFMYRTILPGFQRSVAIADSNYNWFYGPESQLVFMDNYIMRNGSGNWLAQMIRQNRVVEGPGLAGKGQRWCTLHTEFLWYNASLAPMPPPDFERSRLHFFEDWGVVTYGSSLPAQINNTFLSFKSGKLGGRAIFDIVHQNKYKEWIKGWRNFNAGHEHPDQNSFTFAPNGVPFITEALYGPKYTFLNNALMFSPAVSESCFAPWEGQMTEACNSKWLKYKHGLAGDSQGRVLAALERKGMVFIRGEGMSAYNPALKIRSVQRNLLLLHPQLLLLVDQIHLEEDSPVESASSYFHNTDMPFEETAIEGVHGAFIRHKDGLYKMFWMDDTGYSDKGVLGYRDYPHGYPYNGSNYVNVTMPLKNSLTRVAYIFFGPDVDVQSFSIRGDAQRVDIYLVANEHTYTVYLLTGEVVSKPLFAMVLADHQKIVFERAAGVKDAPPPEVSNYLGLVEDNLQHVKPVFQQLEKQILARVLNTDNFRKTAERLLQFSDKKKTEEVIEKMFTLSRKQGRAKNAGKGSLTNRFSESLPDIFAQIELAEKKQRQKSRKKVHEENPEEGEGDARDFLDYSDLRRAKGRKVGYVKSLRYKEVPMDSIVRSTESTISASYIRLFLILNIATFFLLLTLLLTQFQKTQSLHTQRCFYAILLIDCCILLCLYSSCSQAQC